The sequence GCCATAGAGATGGGGCTGGATGGTGgaacataggttggcatggatgggcaTAGGAAATATGTGGGGGTTAAGGGGTGAGGGTTGGAGgaatattttttgttttgtttattttttctttatttaaacACAGTGCTGGGGCACAAAGgcaggcctcggcagtcggcagATTCTCTGCTCATTCCGGAGTCGCCCACCCCGACCGGAAATCTGACCCGTATGCGGACATTTTTAAAGGTGATGTCTGCCGAGCCGGGAAGATCTCCagtcttgccagcaacacccacatccatgattttttttaaagcattagAAGAGGTCAAAATGTACACGGCAATATTTTAGTTGAAAATAGTTTTGGTTAATAAAGAAATATATGAGTTTGGAGCAGTCCAACTGCAGAAGAGATGTCCATTGGCTGAATATACAGTAGTGCCCAGCTCACAGAGTGAGCACTAGTTTAGTTCCCAAGCCAATATGATGCTGCAGCCTGCATTGAAATGAATGGAGTGCTCCTAGATTCATTGAGCTCATACTTTAAGCAAAAGACACTCTGCCCTCGTTGTTTCTTACACTTTACACTAAGTGTTATTGATTCCAGATTTCTCAATTCTTGGTGGGATTGTTATAAAAGTTGTAACTTTTATTTCTTCCAGATTACAATGGTCTCCATTATGTAGCAAGTTCTATAGCAAGAATTATGATTTCAGCAACACAAGCTCTGAGACTGAATCTGAGGTGGGTTCCACACATTCGAAAAGATCTATGCAGTTGAATTCTGCTGTCCCTCAGCAATATATATTCCTTGAAAGTGAGGCATGGTTTGACTTAAATGAAGATGAACCATTTTTTGACTATGGTCTCTGCTCTAATGTAGCAGATGTGGTCTGTGATCCAAAAGCGGATGACTTCAATCCATGTGAAGACATTGTGGGAAAAGATATTTTAAGAGTTATAATATGGCTAATGAATATTCTTGCTATTATAGGGAATGTGGTTGTTCTCATAGTCTTATTAACCAGTCGATATAAACTCACAGTTCCCCGATTCCTGATGTGCAATCTTGCTTTTTCTGACTTTTGCATGGGCCTTTATTTGTTGCTCATTGCTTCTGTAGACATCCGGACCAAAGGCCAGTATTATAATTATGCCATAGATTGGCAGACTGGCGCTGGCTGTGCGTCCGCTGGATTCTTCACTGTTTTTGCCAGTGAGCTCTCAGTGTACACACTTACTGCAATCACCCTGGAAAGGTGGCACACCATTACTTATGCCATGCAGCTGGACAGAAAAATCCATCTGAGGCATGCCATTGTGATTATGTGTGGTGGTTGGGCATTTTCCTTCATTGTGGCAGTACTGCCACTTGTCGGCATCAGTAACTACAAGAAGGTTAGCATCTGCCTCCCTATGGATGTGAACTCTCCAGTTTCTCAGGCTTACATTATTTTCATTTTGCTACTGAATGTTATTGCATTTCTGATCATTTGTTTCTGCTATATCAAAATCTACCTAACAGTTAGAAACCCCAACTTCATCTCGACAAACGGTGATACAAAAATTGCCAAACGCATGGCCGTGCTAATCTTCACAGATTTCATTTGCATGTCACCGATATCTTTCTTTGCCATTTCAGCCGCTCTCAAGGTCCCTTTTATCACCGTGTCCAGTTCCAAGATACTTCTGGTTTTGTTTTACCCAATCAATTCCTGTGCCAATCCTTTCCTGTACGCGTTTTTCACAAAGACGTTTCGGCGAGATTTCTATATTCTTTTAAGCAGGTTTGGTTACTGTGAAATGAAAGCACAGCTTTACAGGACAGAAACAACATCCTCATTTCAAAATTCCAATGTGAGAAACGGTGCTTTGGCTTCCATGCCGCACTTTGGCCAAGGCACGGTATACGCAGAGCTTCTGGTAGCCACTCATCGCCAACCATGTGGAACGCATAACATCAATTCTCAAGAGTCCCACCAATCACTTACAGGAATCTAGGCCATTAACTGACACTGCACAGACTTTCCTGATGAAAATTTGTATTTGTCAACTTTGAAGAAAATAGCATATTTCCTGGAGGTTGTCAAATGTATCAGGATCCCAAGCTTCAGGTCAGTAAACCTGTGATGCATCTTTGCAACAGAGCAGGTACTTGTAATATATGGCTGATCTTACAGGGAATGAATCCATGGTTGTACTACAAGGGATTAGCATGACCTAATTGCAGGCTACAGATATGTGCTTCAAGTAATTTCCAAAGACCCATTTTGTGCAACAAGCTATTAATGTCATATTATAATGCACTTGGGTCACTTCATCAAAGTCTGACTGGCTTTAAAATTTATCAGATTTTATTGTTATTTAATGTAATGTTTTTATGTAAAATAATAATGATATTGTATTCTGGATTTCTTGTATTTGATAGAGACAATTTGCTCCTGAAAGCAAACTACACCTGTGGTTCCTGGAACTTGAATGTTTAAAACATGCACAACAGTAAAATCTGTTGCAAtggcctctttttttaaaaagtattctaAATAATGGCCACATGATGATGAACCAATGCTGAATTAATTGTTTATGTTTTACTCTGAAGTAGATAATCATGTGCTTCATCACAAAAACTGTAAATGTCATGTTTTATTGTTTAAGTCTCAGTTTGAGGCTGTTGTTGTTATTAAAATATTAAGCGTGTTATTATTGATGTTAGAGTACCTGGAAAAGAGAGGGGGAAATTTGCAAAGATCTTTGTTCCTGATTCCAATCTCATACTATCTAGTTGGAAAGACTGCAAATGGGAGCAATCTAGGTGAGGGCAGGAAAGGGGCATTGGGTTTTGTTACAATGAATGCCCCCACCCGCGCCTGTCATAGTCAAATAATATTTAGGAGGGAAAAGGGGAAACGCAGAGGAGGAGTAACAAGGATTATGAGCAATTTTGAACCATAGTTTAAGATTTGATTTACATGGATTGTCTATATGTGCAAGATAATGTTAACTGTTGAAAATATTGTAATTGTTTTCATTACCTAAGAGTCGGGCTTGTTTGCACCTATTGATTGAAAATTTTGTTCATGCCTATGGATATTGGTTGTGATAATAAAGAACTGTATCATCTTTGAACACTATCAGTGAAATATATTATGTGCATCAGTTTCTCAGCACCTACACATGTGGTTTGCAGAAAAATGCGTCGGACATGGGGTTGGGTTTGCTGTGGCCACTTCTACTGTGCTGCGATGCATGCATTAAAATTATAGAATCAACAGATTTGAATGTCTAGTAATACAAATGTGTAGCTTAGTTGTGCGGTATTCCTTTCCACTGAGGAAGATAAACACCAATAT comes from Scyliorhinus canicula chromosome 1, sScyCan1.1, whole genome shotgun sequence and encodes:
- the LOC119973089 gene encoding lutropin-choriogonadotropic hormone receptor-like isoform X1, with translation MPRLLLLLLCLVRHPISCANCPKLCSCERGDHITCEGREVDHIPKELSPGCCKLTFKYTSLNIIPSGAFSGLSNLTSIWVLQNDVLKNIEEKTFVNLPYLKEIIIDKAKFLVHIDQGAFGNLPHLRYMTITNTGIRFFPDITNIHSEDFLLLEFRDNINMQVIPSYAFQGLSTGKLNIKLINNGLIEVQSHAFNGTDLDNLNLTGNQNLQKLHDDVFMGATGPIVLDISRTGITALPIHGLKSIKKLIARSTNNLKRLPPLDNFVELREASMTYPSHCCAFENENAKKKKELQWSPLCSKFYSKNYDFSNTSSETESEVGSTHSKRSMQLNSAVPQQYIFLESEAWFDLNEDEPFFDYGLCSNVADVVCDPKADDFNPCEDIVGKDILRVIIWLMNILAIIGNVVVLIVLLTSRYKLTVPRFLMCNLAFSDFCMGLYLLLIASVDIRTKGQYYNYAIDWQTGAGCASAGFFTVFASELSVYTLTAITLERWHTITYAMQLDRKIHLRHAIVIMCGGWAFSFIVAVLPLVGISNYKKVSICLPMDVNSPVSQAYIIFILLLNVIAFLIICFCYIKIYLTVRNPNFISTNGDTKIAKRMAVLIFTDFICMSPISFFAISAALKVPFITVSSSKILLVLFYPINSCANPFLYAFFTKTFRRDFYILLSRFGYCEMKAQLYRTETTSSFQNSNVRNGALASMPHFGQGTVYAELLVATHRQPCGTHNINSQESHQSLTGI
- the LOC119973089 gene encoding lutropin-choriogonadotropic hormone receptor-like isoform X3, with translation MPRLLLLLLCLVRHPISCANCPKLCSCERGDHITCEGREVDHIPKELSPGCCKLWVLQNDVLKNIEEKTFVNLPYLKEIIIDKAKFLVHIDQGAFGNLPHLRYMTITNTGIRFFPDITNIHSEDFLLLEFRDNINMQVIPSYAFQGLSTGKLNIKLINNGLIEVQSHAFNGTDLDNLNLTGNQNLQKLHDDVFMGATGPIVLDISRTGITALPIHGLKSIKKLIARSTNNLKRLPPLDNFVELREASMTYPSHCCAFENENAKKKKELQWSPLCSKFYSKNYDFSNTSSETESEVGSTHSKRSMQLNSAVPQQYIFLESEAWFDLNEDEPFFDYGLCSNVADVVCDPKADDFNPCEDIVGKDILRVIIWLMNILAIIGNVVVLIVLLTSRYKLTVPRFLMCNLAFSDFCMGLYLLLIASVDIRTKGQYYNYAIDWQTGAGCASAGFFTVFASELSVYTLTAITLERWHTITYAMQLDRKIHLRHAIVIMCGGWAFSFIVAVLPLVGISNYKKVSICLPMDVNSPVSQAYIIFILLLNVIAFLIICFCYIKIYLTVRNPNFISTNGDTKIAKRMAVLIFTDFICMSPISFFAISAALKVPFITVSSSKILLVLFYPINSCANPFLYAFFTKTFRRDFYILLSRFGYCEMKAQLYRTETTSSFQNSNVRNGALASMPHFGQGTVYAELLVATHRQPCGTHNINSQESHQSLTGI
- the LOC119973089 gene encoding follicle-stimulating hormone receptor-like isoform X2; the protein is MPRLLLLLLCLVRHPISCANCPKLCSCERGDHITCEGREVDHIPKELSPGCCKLTFKYTSLNIIPSGAFSGLSNLTSIWVLQNDVLKNIEEKTFVNLPYLKEIIIDKAKFLVHIDQGAFGNLPHLRYMTITNTGIRFFPDITNIHSEDFLLLEFRDNINMQVIPSYAFQGLSTGKLNINLTGNQNLQKLHDDVFMGATGPIVLDISRTGITALPIHGLKSIKKLIARSTNNLKRLPPLDNFVELREASMTYPSHCCAFENENAKKKKELQWSPLCSKFYSKNYDFSNTSSETESEVGSTHSKRSMQLNSAVPQQYIFLESEAWFDLNEDEPFFDYGLCSNVADVVCDPKADDFNPCEDIVGKDILRVIIWLMNILAIIGNVVVLIVLLTSRYKLTVPRFLMCNLAFSDFCMGLYLLLIASVDIRTKGQYYNYAIDWQTGAGCASAGFFTVFASELSVYTLTAITLERWHTITYAMQLDRKIHLRHAIVIMCGGWAFSFIVAVLPLVGISNYKKVSICLPMDVNSPVSQAYIIFILLLNVIAFLIICFCYIKIYLTVRNPNFISTNGDTKIAKRMAVLIFTDFICMSPISFFAISAALKVPFITVSSSKILLVLFYPINSCANPFLYAFFTKTFRRDFYILLSRFGYCEMKAQLYRTETTSSFQNSNVRNGALASMPHFGQGTVYAELLVATHRQPCGTHNINSQESHQSLTGI
- the LOC119973089 gene encoding lutropin-choriogonadotropic hormone receptor-like isoform X4, which gives rise to MLQSLPQSSSCWVLQNDVLKNIEEKTFVNLPYLKEIIIDKAKFLVHIDQGAFGNLPHLRYMTITNTGIRFFPDITNIHSEDFLLLEFRDNINMQVIPSYAFQGLSTGKLNIKLINNGLIEVQSHAFNGTDLDNLNLTGNQNLQKLHDDVFMGATGPIVLDISRTGITALPIHGLKSIKKLIARSTNNLKRLPPLDNFVELREASMTYPSHCCAFENENAKKKKELQWSPLCSKFYSKNYDFSNTSSETESEVGSTHSKRSMQLNSAVPQQYIFLESEAWFDLNEDEPFFDYGLCSNVADVVCDPKADDFNPCEDIVGKDILRVIIWLMNILAIIGNVVVLIVLLTSRYKLTVPRFLMCNLAFSDFCMGLYLLLIASVDIRTKGQYYNYAIDWQTGAGCASAGFFTVFASELSVYTLTAITLERWHTITYAMQLDRKIHLRHAIVIMCGGWAFSFIVAVLPLVGISNYKKVSICLPMDVNSPVSQAYIIFILLLNVIAFLIICFCYIKIYLTVRNPNFISTNGDTKIAKRMAVLIFTDFICMSPISFFAISAALKVPFITVSSSKILLVLFYPINSCANPFLYAFFTKTFRRDFYILLSRFGYCEMKAQLYRTETTSSFQNSNVRNGALASMPHFGQGTVYAELLVATHRQPCGTHNINSQESHQSLTGI
- the LOC119973089 gene encoding follicle-stimulating hormone receptor-like isoform X5; its protein translation is MTITNTGIRFFPDITNIHSEDFLLLEFRDNINMQVIPSYAFQGLSTGKLNIKLINNGLIEVQSHAFNGTDLDNLNLTGNQNLQKLHDDVFMGATGPIVLDISRTGITALPIHGLKSIKKLIARSTNNLKRLPPLDNFVELREASMTYPSHCCAFENENAKKKKELQWSPLCSKFYSKNYDFSNTSSETESEVGSTHSKRSMQLNSAVPQQYIFLESEAWFDLNEDEPFFDYGLCSNVADVVCDPKADDFNPCEDIVGKDILRVIIWLMNILAIIGNVVVLIVLLTSRYKLTVPRFLMCNLAFSDFCMGLYLLLIASVDIRTKGQYYNYAIDWQTGAGCASAGFFTVFASELSVYTLTAITLERWHTITYAMQLDRKIHLRHAIVIMCGGWAFSFIVAVLPLVGISNYKKVSICLPMDVNSPVSQAYIIFILLLNVIAFLIICFCYIKIYLTVRNPNFISTNGDTKIAKRMAVLIFTDFICMSPISFFAISAALKVPFITVSSSKILLVLFYPINSCANPFLYAFFTKTFRRDFYILLSRFGYCEMKAQLYRTETTSSFQNSNVRNGALASMPHFGQGTVYAELLVATHRQPCGTHNINSQESHQSLTGI